One region of Gigantopelta aegis isolate Gae_Host chromosome 7, Gae_host_genome, whole genome shotgun sequence genomic DNA includes:
- the LOC121378051 gene encoding mucin-17-like: protein MSKETVAPVQVSSRPLSKETAASVQVYSHPVSKETAASVQVYSHPVSKETAVSVQVYSQPLSKETVAPIHVSIRPLSKQTATPVQVSSRPISKQTAAPDQVSSRPASKETAAPVQVSSRPLSKETATPVDVSSPVSKETAAPVHVSSRTLSKKTAAPVHVSSPVSKETAAPVHVSSRPVSKETADPAQVSSHPVTKETAPPVHVSVIL from the coding sequence ATGAGTAAAGAGACAGTGGCTCCTGTCCAAGTATCCAGTCGTCCTCTGAGTAAAGAGACAGCGGCTTCTGTCCAAGTATACAGTCATCCTGTGAGTAAAGAGACAGCGGCTTCTGTCCAAGTATACAGTCATCCTGTGAGTAAAGAGACAGCGGTTTCTGTCCAAGTATACAGTCAACCTCTGAGTAAAGAGACAGTGGCTCCTATCCATGTGTCCATTCGTCCTCTGAGTAAACAGACAGCGACTCCTGTCCAAGTATCCAGTCGTCCTATTAGTAAACAGACAGCGGCTCCTGACCAAGTATCCAGTCGCCCTGCGAGTAAAGAGACAGCGGCTCCTGTCCAAGTATCCAGTCGTCCTCTGAGTAAAGAGACAGCGACTCCTGTCGATGTGTCCAGTCCTGTGAGTAAAGAGACAGCGGCTCCTGTCCATGTGTCAAGTCGTACTCTGAGTAAAAAGACAGCGGCTCCTGTCCATGTGTCCAGTCCTGTGAGTAAAGAGACAGCGGCTCCTGTCCATGTGTCAAGTCGACCTGTGAGTAAAGAGACAGCAGATCCTGCTCAAGTATCCAGTCATCCTGTGACTAAAGAGACGGCACCTCCTGTCCACGTATCAGTGATCCTGTGA
- the LOC121378050 gene encoding increased rDNA silencing protein 4-like, with product MSSRPLSTETATTVQISRRPVSKETVAPFQVSSRPVSKETAAHAQESSCPVGKETPVSVQVSSHPVSKETAAPSQVSSRPVSKDKVAPPQVTSPVSKETAATVHVSICHVSKETAAHAQESSCPVSKEKVAPLQVTSPVSKETAAPVQVSSRSVSKESAAPIQVTSRPVSKETATAVQVTSRPVSKERVAHARCIHGVYYKLKSHRRQ from the coding sequence ATGTCCAGTCGTCCTTTAAGTACAGAAACAGCGACTACTGTCCAAATATCTAGACGTCCTGTGAGTAAAGAGACAGTGGCTCCTTTCCAAGTGTCCAGTCGTCCTGTGAGTAAAGAGACAGCGGCGCATGCCCAAGAGTCCAGTTGTCCTGTGGGTAAAGAGACACCGGTTTCTGTCCAAGTATCCAGTCATCCTGTGAGCAAAGAGACAGCGGCTCCTTCCCAAGTGTCTAGTCGTCCTGTGAGTAAAGATAAAGTGGCTCCTCCCCAGGTAACTAGTCCTGTGAGTAAAGAGACAGCAGCTACTGTGCATGTGTCCATTTGTCATGTGAGTAAAGAGACAGCGGCTCATGCCCAAGAGTCCAGTTGTCCTGTGAGTAAAGAGAAAGTGGCTCCTCTCCAGGTAACTAGTCCTGTGAGTAAAGAGACAGCAGCTCCTGTGCAAGTGTCCAGTCGTTCTGTGAGTAAAGAGTCAGCAGCTCCTATCCAAGTAACTAGTCGTCCTGTGAGCAAAGAGACAGCGACTGCTGTCCAAGTAACCAGTCGTCCTGTTAGTAAAGAAAGAGTGGCTCATGCCCGATGTATACATGGTGTATACTACAAactcaaatcccatagacgacaatag